The following proteins are co-located in the Psilocybe cubensis strain MGC-MH-2018 chromosome 5, whole genome shotgun sequence genome:
- a CDS encoding Dehydrogenase orsE has translation MPSTQKALLLEKKFGDFLIKETEIYKPGPGEILIKIQATSLNPVDWKIQKYGIFVEEFPAVIGCDIAGDVEELGEGVIGFKKGDRVFVQGQFNYSRFSSFQQYCVAIAATVAKLPDNWSYEQVSALPGVLTCAYVALYNKSPFGLGFEPPVSEATKGKYAGTPIVILGGASSVGQIAIQLAKLSGFSPILTTASLKHTEHLKSIGATEVFDRNLPSSALITAIKKATGSQPVKHVFDTVSSAKTEQDGLDILASGGQIILVLPLAVPAPEDKKVTTVSGFLRDPNNVELLESLYRDHITAWLEQGVIKPNSIEILPRGLAGIPEGLARLQKDQVSGFKLVAHPQET, from the exons ATGCCTTCCACACAGAAAGCACTCCTCCTCGAGAAAAAATTCGGTGATTTCTTGATCAAGGAAACCGAAATCTACAAGCCTGGCCCCGGAGAAATCTTGATTAAAATTCAAGCGACCTCTCTCAATCCTGTCGACTGGAAGATCCAGAAGTATGGAATATTTGTTGAGGAATTTCCGGCAGTTATAGGATGCGATATTGCAGGGGATGTTGAAGAACTTGGGGAAGGAGTCATTGGCTTCAAGAAAGGCGACCGAGT GTTTGTACAAGGGCAATTCAACTACAGCAGATTCTCCTCTTTCCAACAATATTGTGTTGCAATTGCTGCAACTGTAGCCAAG CTTCCCGACAACTGGTCCTACGAACAAGTCTCCGCACTCCCGGGAGTCTTGACATGCGCCTACGTTGCTCTATACAACAAATCTCCCTTTGGTCTAGGGTTCGAGCCTCCGGTGTCAGAAGCGACAAAAGGAAAATATGCTGGCACCCCTATCGTGATTCTGGGAGGGGCTTCATCTGTTGGACAGATTG CTATACAGCTCGCCAAATTATCAGGCTTTTCGCCCATTCTGACAACCGCGTCGCTTAAGCATACCGAACACCTCAAATCCATCGGAGCAACTGAAGTATTCGATCGAAACCTCCCTTCATCCGCATTGATCACTGCAATCAAGAAAGCTACTGGAAGTCAACCAGTTAAGCATGTCTTTGACACCGTTTCGTCCGCGAAGACCGAACAGGACGGTCTCGACATATTGGCCTCGGGCGGTCAAATTATACTCGTACTGCCATTGGCAGTCCCAGCTCCAGAGGATAAGAAGGTCACCACTGTCAGCGGGTTTTTAAGAGACCCCAATAACGTCGAACTGCTTGAAAGTCTTTATCGCGATCACATCACCGCGTGGTTGGAGCAGGGTGTAATCAAG CCTAACAGCATCGAAATTCTTCCTCGTGGTTTAGCAGGTATTCCGGAAGGTTTGGCTAGATTGCAGAAGGATCAGGTGTCTGGATTCAAGCTAGTCGCGCATCCGCAAGAAACTTGA